The following proteins come from a genomic window of Nicotiana tomentosiformis chromosome 12, ASM39032v3, whole genome shotgun sequence:
- the LOC104094138 gene encoding uncharacterized protein isoform X1 encodes MLTSSLRLPFLPLPHSRLAFSPLNFNKVVHFNNPNCPVNSVSSSKRFASTNSSSHGQQTWPDGEAESNDKLRNENDYAIQMFGSDDELSSQIPTQAQSVVEGSGSVLVTEYKPVPDVDYLQELLAIQQQGPRNIGFFGTRNMGFMHQELIEILSYALVITKNHIFTSGAAGTNAAVIRGALRAEKPELLTVILPQSLKKQPPESQELLSKVKHVIEKPHNDHLSLLEASRLCNMDIISQVQQVICFAFHDSRLLMETCQEAKNLRKIVTLFYLD; translated from the exons ATGCTAACTTCTTCATTGAGGCTCCCCTTTTTGCCTCTTCCTCACTCCCGTCTTGCATTTTCCCCTTTGAATTTCAATAAAGTTGTTCACTTTAACAACCCCAATTGTCCCGTCAATTCTGTGTCATCTTCCAAAAGATTTGCTTCAACAAACTCATCTTCCCATGGACAGCAGACG TGGCCAGATGGAGAGGCTGAAAGCAACGATAAATTGAGGAATGAAAATGATTATGCAATTCAGATGTTTGGTTCTGATGACGAACTCAGCTCTCAGATTCCAACTCAAGCTCAGTCTGTTGTTGAAGGATCAGGATCAGTTTTGGTAACGGAGTATAAGCCAGTTCCAGATGTGGACTATCTGCAG GAGTTGTTAGCAATTCAACAACAAGGTCCAAGAAATATTGGCTTTTTTGGGACACGAAATATGGGATTTATGCATCAAGAACTTATTGAGATTTTAAGCTATGCCTTGGTCATTACG AAAAATCACATCTTTACTTCTGGAGCAGCAGGCACCAATGCTGCTGTCATTAGAGGTGCTCTTCGTGCTGAGAAACCAGAGCTGCTAACTGTGATATTGCCGCAAAGCTTGAAAAAACAACCTCCGGAAAGTCAGGAGCTGTTGTCTAAA GTGAAACATGTGATAGAGAAACCTCACAATGACCATCTCTCACTGCTAGAAGCTAGCAG GCTGTGTAACATGGACATCATTTCCCAAGTGCAACAAGTTATTTGCTTTGCGTTTCATGATAGCAGATTGCTTATGGAAACATGTCAAGAAGCCAAGAATCTTAGGAAGATTGTCACTCTCTTTTACTTGGACTAA
- the LOC104094139 gene encoding inositol 1,3,4-trisphosphate 5/6-kinase 4: MCGVKGIVLDASVLLAADKNDDENGSVSLGPGADYVLRKLRYSKILTGISYGPDLSASKVRLLQEKARVYSYNCFVFQSTTIDNFVSEVSLAWGDYSGSYMHVVSSYMDEEISPFISSDWLFTVLRSSGKVSDVEYSPGTENPGKIFINKLEELPLTICSLNKKAMGKEVKTVGYLMKPSREEDFAKRGAFPLNPTPDGLTFVALNYELPMSWQLKEVDGILHKSTDDIIAVEMSSSSDFENKVTYTEGMEQLQRYIRCHPDCCVIDPFSNIYPVLDRLKIQQTLGGLENLNSKSCSKIRGPHFLKVVDFCEPELEDKLADAKLSLPNIVKPQVACGVADAHSMAIVFKADSYKDLNVPLPAIVQEYVDHSSTMFKFYVVGKKIFFAIKKSTPNADILIKLAEEKALKPLLFDSLKSLPVDKDNQQKSQDEDNKRIDHELVTDAANWLRRALDLTIFGFDVVIQEGTGDHVIVDVNYLPSFKEVPDEVAIPTFWEAIKEKLTGKKSTEAAILL, encoded by the exons atgTGTGGGGTGAAAGGTATAGTGCTGGACGCTTCAGTTCTGTTGGCAGCCGATAAAAATGATGATGAAAATGGAAGTGTCTCTCTTGGGCCTGGAGCTGATTATGTTCTTCGCAAGCTTCGATACTCCAAAATCCTCACT GGTATATCTTATGGACCTGATCTTTCTGCTTCTAAG GTGCGCCTGCTCCAAGAAAAAGCAAGAGTATATTCCTACAATTGTTTTGTCTTTCAGTCAACAACCATAGACAACTTTGTAAGTGAGGTTTCACTAGCATGGGGCGACTATTCTGGAAGTTATATGCATGTAGTTTCCAGTTACATGGACGAGGAGATTTCCCCATTCATAAGTTCTGACTGGCTGTTCACCGTTCTTC GATCTTCGGGAAAAGTGTCAG ATGTTGAATATAGTCCTGGAACTGAAAATCCAGGGAAGATTTTCATTAACAAACTTGAAGAATTGCCTCTGACTATCTGCAGTTTGAATAAGAAG GCAATGGGCAAGGAAGTCAAGACAGTTGGTTACTTGATGAAGCCTTCTCGTGAAGAAGATTTTGCCAAG AGAGGTGCATTCCCCTTAAATCCTACACCAGACGGATTAACTTTTGTGGCCCTTAACTACGAGCTCCCTATGTCATGGCAGTTAAAAGAAGTTGACGGCATTCTACATAAATCAACTGATGACATCATTGCTGTTGAAATGAGCAGCTCTTCAGATTTTGAAAACAAAGTTACTTATACAGAGGGCATGGAACAGTTACAAAG GTACATCAGATGCCATCCTGACTGTTGTGTGATTGACCCATTCAGCAACATTTATCCTGTTCTTGATCGGTTGAAAATACAGCAGACTCTAGGTGGTTTGGAAAATCTTAATAGCAAAAGCTGCAGTAAAATCAGGGGTCCCCATTTTCTAAAG GTTGTTGATTTTTGTGAGCCCGAATTGGAAGACAAGCTAGCCGATGCAAAACTGTCGCTTCCAAATATTGTAAAACCTCAAGTTGCTTGTGGAGTTGCCGACGCTCACAGCATG GCCATTGTCTTCAAAGCAGACAGCTACAAAGACCTCAATGTCCCTCTTCCAGCTATTGTGCAG GAATATGTGGATCATTCATCCACTATGTTCAAGTTTTACGTTGTAGGGAAGAAGATTTTCTTTGCAATTAAGAAGTCTACACCTAATGCTGATATCTTGATAAAGTTAGCTGAGGAAAAGGCACTGAAGCCATTACTTTTTGATAG CTTAAAATCTCTGCCTGTTGACAAAGACAATCAGCAAAAAAGTCAAGATGAAGATAATAAACGAATTGATCATGAGCTAGTCACTGATGCTGCAAATTGGTTGAGAAGGGCGCTTGACCTTACCATATTTGGGTTTGATGTTGTG ATCCAGGAAGGCACTGGTGACCATGTCATCGTTGATGTAAATTACCTTCCATCATTTAAGGAAGTTCCGGATGAGGTTGCAATTCCCACATTCTGGGAAGCCATAAAGGAAAAGCTGACTGGAAAAAAGAGCACAGAAGCAGCAATACTGTTGTAA
- the LOC104094138 gene encoding uncharacterized protein isoform X2, producing MFGSDDELSSQIPTQAQSVVEGSGSVLVTEYKPVPDVDYLQELLAIQQQGPRNIGFFGTRNMGFMHQELIEILSYALVITKNHIFTSGAAGTNAAVIRGALRAEKPELLTVILPQSLKKQPPESQELLSKVKHVIEKPHNDHLSLLEASRLCNMDIISQVQQVICFAFHDSRLLMETCQEAKNLRKIVTLFYLD from the exons ATGTTTGGTTCTGATGACGAACTCAGCTCTCAGATTCCAACTCAAGCTCAGTCTGTTGTTGAAGGATCAGGATCAGTTTTGGTAACGGAGTATAAGCCAGTTCCAGATGTGGACTATCTGCAG GAGTTGTTAGCAATTCAACAACAAGGTCCAAGAAATATTGGCTTTTTTGGGACACGAAATATGGGATTTATGCATCAAGAACTTATTGAGATTTTAAGCTATGCCTTGGTCATTACG AAAAATCACATCTTTACTTCTGGAGCAGCAGGCACCAATGCTGCTGTCATTAGAGGTGCTCTTCGTGCTGAGAAACCAGAGCTGCTAACTGTGATATTGCCGCAAAGCTTGAAAAAACAACCTCCGGAAAGTCAGGAGCTGTTGTCTAAA GTGAAACATGTGATAGAGAAACCTCACAATGACCATCTCTCACTGCTAGAAGCTAGCAG GCTGTGTAACATGGACATCATTTCCCAAGTGCAACAAGTTATTTGCTTTGCGTTTCATGATAGCAGATTGCTTATGGAAACATGTCAAGAAGCCAAGAATCTTAGGAAGATTGTCACTCTCTTTTACTTGGACTAA